From the genome of Hymenobacter sp. PAMC 26628, one region includes:
- a CDS encoding PepSY-associated TM helix domain-containing protein, whose translation MKVLFRRIHLYLGLASGLFLVMVCLTGSLLVFEQELEHLWHPARYFVAPAGGPRLSLAQLTAAVRAAKPQAKVSSFKIYADPARTVEVNLAGSGNKGGEGRGATAGGGPRGGQGPGEGRAESRPSAEARGPGPLAPAGPQGPGGRRGKGRDNGPRLFLNPYTGAIAGEVKPQDSFFHFVEQLHRGLVAGRVGKLVMGINAIIFLFILGTGLVLWWPAARKALTQRLMVKWGSSWKRLNHDFHIVLGFYTSLFLFIMALTGVGMSFDWVGNTINTLTHSPSQRPEPPASTVPAAAGQTFGADDALAAARQQAPAAESYNMQLPKEATGSLQVGILRPGAPTERATNDVYFDRYSGQVLRRTTYAQQPLGQRIRGLFKPIHTGAIFGWPTKVLAFIIVLLGATFPVTGTLLWLNRTRKSKKKSAPRGLAVEVG comes from the coding sequence ATGAAAGTACTCTTCCGCCGCATTCACTTGTACCTCGGGCTTGCCTCGGGGCTTTTCCTGGTGATGGTGTGCCTCACGGGCTCGTTGTTGGTGTTCGAGCAGGAGCTGGAGCACCTCTGGCACCCCGCGCGCTACTTCGTGGCGCCGGCCGGGGGGCCCCGCCTGTCGCTGGCCCAGCTCACCGCCGCCGTGCGCGCCGCCAAGCCCCAGGCCAAGGTCAGCAGCTTCAAAATCTATGCCGACCCCGCCCGCACCGTGGAGGTGAACCTGGCCGGCAGCGGCAATAAAGGCGGCGAAGGCCGGGGCGCAACGGCCGGCGGGGGCCCCCGCGGCGGGCAAGGGCCGGGCGAAGGCCGGGCCGAAAGCCGTCCTTCCGCCGAAGCCCGGGGCCCCGGGCCCCTTGCCCCCGCGGGGCCCCAGGGCCCGGGCGGCCGCAGGGGTAAGGGCCGCGACAACGGCCCGCGCCTCTTCCTGAACCCCTATACTGGGGCCATTGCGGGCGAGGTGAAGCCCCAGGATTCGTTCTTCCACTTCGTCGAGCAGCTGCACCGGGGGCTGGTGGCGGGCCGGGTGGGCAAGCTCGTGATGGGCATCAACGCCATCATTTTCCTCTTCATCCTGGGCACGGGCCTCGTGCTGTGGTGGCCAGCTGCCCGCAAGGCCCTCACCCAGCGCCTGATGGTGAAGTGGGGCAGCAGCTGGAAGCGCCTCAACCACGATTTCCACATCGTGCTGGGCTTTTACACCTCGCTGTTTCTGTTCATCATGGCCCTCACGGGCGTGGGCATGTCGTTCGATTGGGTGGGCAACACCATCAACACCCTCACCCACTCGCCCTCGCAGCGCCCCGAGCCGCCTGCCTCCACCGTGCCGGCCGCAGCGGGCCAAACCTTCGGGGCCGACGACGCCCTGGCCGCGGCGCGCCAACAGGCCCCGGCCGCCGAAAGCTATAACATGCAGCTACCCAAGGAAGCCACCGGCAGCCTCCAGGTGGGCATACTGCGCCCCGGGGCCCCCACCGAGCGCGCCACCAACGACGTGTACTTCGACCGGTACTCGGGCCAGGTGCTGCGCCGGACCACCTACGCCCAGCAGCCGCTGGGCCAGCGCATCCGGGGCTTGTTCAAGCCCATCCACACGGGCGCCATTTTCGGCTGGCCCACCAAGGTGCTGGCCTTCATCATCGTGTTGCTGGGGGCCACATTCCCCGTCACCGGCACGTTGCTGTGGCTGAACCGC